One window of the Pedobacter ginsengisoli genome contains the following:
- a CDS encoding Gfo/Idh/MocA family oxidoreductase: MERKIITGIMAYGMSGKVFHAPFVNGHPGFKLHAVTERNKKQAANDYPSIISYNTIDDLIADEAIELIIINTPNYTHFDYATKSLSAGKHILVEKPFTATSAEAKELFDLADRVGKKIFFYQNRRWDSDYTAVREVIESGKLGKLNEVHFRYDRYRLAIGPKTFKEEPIAASGLMYDLGPHLLDQAISIFGKPETFHKILGKNRKDTKVDDYFSIHLGYPNSVNVFVHSNLLLVDALPAFVLHGEKGSLHKERTDIQEEQLLKGMKLSDSAYGIEPAGKEGKLTLIDEQGNKTVYAVPSLRGSYLPLFEAVYQSIVNDVPYPVTQDQVITQLEILEA; encoded by the coding sequence ATGGAAAGAAAAATTATAACGGGCATAATGGCCTACGGAATGTCTGGCAAGGTATTTCATGCGCCTTTTGTTAATGGACACCCAGGTTTTAAATTACATGCTGTAACTGAACGTAATAAAAAACAAGCCGCAAATGATTACCCAAGTATAATAAGTTATAATACTATAGACGATTTAATAGCGGATGAGGCTATTGAACTTATCATTATAAATACACCTAACTATACTCATTTTGATTATGCCACCAAATCACTAAGCGCAGGTAAGCATATTCTGGTTGAAAAACCATTTACAGCAACATCAGCTGAAGCAAAAGAACTTTTTGACTTAGCTGATCGCGTTGGTAAAAAAATATTCTTTTACCAAAACAGAAGATGGGATAGCGATTATACTGCTGTACGTGAAGTTATAGAAAGCGGCAAGCTTGGAAAGCTGAACGAAGTTCACTTTAGATACGACAGGTATAGATTAGCTATTGGACCTAAAACTTTTAAGGAGGAGCCAATTGCTGCAAGTGGATTAATGTATGATCTGGGACCTCATTTATTAGACCAGGCAATTAGTATTTTCGGAAAACCTGAAACATTCCACAAAATTCTAGGTAAAAACCGTAAGGATACTAAAGTTGATGACTACTTTTCTATCCATTTAGGTTACCCAAATAGTGTTAATGTTTTTGTGCATTCTAATTTACTATTGGTAGATGCGCTACCCGCCTTTGTTTTACATGGTGAAAAAGGTTCTTTACATAAAGAAAGAACTGATATACAGGAAGAGCAACTATTAAAAGGGATGAAGCTTTCTGATAGTGCCTATGGAATTGAACCTGCAGGAAAAGAGGGAAAATTGACATTAATTGATGAACAAGGCAATAAAACAGTATATGCCGTACCTTCTTTAAGAGGAAGCTACCTGCCATTATTTGAGGCTGTTTACCAGAGTATTGTTAATGATGTTCCTTATCCGGTTACTCAGGATCAGGTGATTACTCAACTTGAAATTCTGGAAGCATAA
- a CDS encoding OmpA family protein, whose amino-acid sequence MITSKFKIATFSIALSLGAMAFQGCDSLTKTQKGAGIGAAAGGVIGAIIGKKAGNTAVGAIIGAAVGGTAGGFIGKRMDKQAAEIQNAIPNAEVIREGEGIIVKFDSGILFGFDKSDLTAQAKTNIKSLAGSINQYPGTDIKVIGHTDNKGTETYNMALSERRAAAVKAYAVSQGVPSSRLITLGKGFSEPIADNATEEGRAANRRVEVVIVANDQLKKEAQQQGK is encoded by the coding sequence ATGATTACTTCAAAATTTAAAATAGCAACATTTAGTATCGCTCTTTCTCTTGGTGCAATGGCATTTCAAGGTTGCGATAGTTTAACAAAAACACAAAAAGGAGCTGGTATTGGAGCTGCAGCGGGTGGTGTGATTGGTGCTATTATCGGTAAAAAAGCTGGTAATACAGCTGTAGGTGCTATTATTGGTGCTGCAGTTGGTGGTACAGCCGGTGGATTTATTGGTAAAAGGATGGATAAACAAGCTGCTGAAATACAAAATGCTATCCCAAATGCTGAAGTTATCCGTGAGGGTGAAGGTATTATCGTTAAGTTTGATAGTGGTATTCTTTTTGGTTTTGACAAATCAGATTTAACTGCTCAGGCTAAAACAAATATTAAATCACTAGCTGGGTCAATAAATCAATATCCTGGAACTGACATTAAAGTTATTGGTCATACTGACAACAAAGGTACTGAAACCTATAACATGGCATTATCTGAAAGAAGAGCAGCAGCTGTTAAGGCGTATGCAGTTTCTCAAGGTGTTCCATCGTCACGTTTGATTACTTTAGGTAAAGGTTTTTCTGAACCAATTGCTGACAATGCGACTGAAGAAGGAAGAGCGGCTAACCGTAGAGTTGAGGTTGTTATCGTTGCTAACGATCAACTGAAAAAAGAAGCTCAACAACAAGGCAAATAA
- a CDS encoding ABC transporter ATP-binding protein, with protein sequence MLEISKLKKVYGSKTVVDIEELQINAGETIGLVGNNGAGKTTLFRMLLDLIRPNTGQILSKGENVARHDKWKDYTASYLDEGFLIDYLTSEEYFIFIGGLHNFSPAHVMDYLNQYTEFFNDEILNKGKYIRDFSKGNQNKIGIAAALMQNPELLILDEPFANLDPTTQIRLKSLIKNLKQEHKMTTLISSHDLNHVTDVCDRIILLEKGLVIKDFLTDENTLKELEEYFSE encoded by the coding sequence ATGCTAGAAATTTCAAAACTAAAAAAGGTCTACGGAAGTAAAACCGTAGTAGATATTGAAGAATTACAGATCAATGCTGGTGAAACTATTGGCCTGGTAGGAAATAACGGAGCCGGGAAAACAACACTTTTCAGAATGTTGCTGGATCTGATTCGTCCAAATACAGGTCAAATTCTCTCTAAAGGTGAGAATGTTGCCAGGCACGACAAATGGAAAGACTATACTGCTTCTTATCTGGATGAGGGTTTCTTGATAGATTATTTAACTTCTGAAGAGTATTTTATTTTTATTGGAGGCCTCCATAATTTTAGCCCTGCTCATGTAATGGATTACTTAAACCAATATACTGAGTTTTTTAATGATGAGATCTTAAATAAGGGTAAGTACATCCGCGATTTTTCGAAGGGCAACCAAAATAAAATTGGCATTGCTGCGGCGCTGATGCAGAACCCGGAGCTGCTAATATTGGATGAACCTTTTGCCAATTTAGATCCAACTACGCAAATTCGACTAAAATCATTAATTAAAAATTTGAAGCAGGAGCATAAAATGACGACTCTAATTTCGAGTCATGACTTAAACCATGTTACAGATGTATGCGACAGAATTATTCTTCTGGAAAAAGGCCTGGTGATTAAAGATTTCCTTACAGATGAAAATACGTTGAAAGAATTAGAAGAATATTTTTCAGAATAA